The nucleotide window TACGCGACGACCGCCAGCAACGCTCCGGCGATCGGCCCGACCACATAGATCCACTGATCTGCCCAGATGCCGGAGACCAACGCCGGCCCGAGCGAGCGTGCCGGATTCATCGAAGCCCCAGAGATCGGACCGCCGAACAGCGCATCAAGCGCGATCGTGCCGCCGATCGCGATTCCGGCGAAGCTCTTGATCGCCTTTCCATGCACAGCTGATCCGAAGATGACGAACGCAAGCAGAAACGTCAACACGATTTCGAGGATCAGGGAGATCGTGACGGCTCCTTGCGGACGTGTGACGCCGAGGGTGCCTGTCATACCGAAGAGCGCCCGAAGCAGCTCGCTAGCGGCAACTGCGCCGAGCAATTGGCTCGCAACATACCACGGAACTCGGCGCGCCGGGAATTCGCCGAGCGCCCAAAACGAAATCGTCACCGCCGGGTTGAAGTGCGCGCCGGAGATATGGCCGAGCGCGTAGATGAGCACGCCGATCACAAGCCCGAACACGAGCGACACCCCGACGTGGGTCACCTCGTGAGTGATCGAGTCGACGACGATCGCGCCCGCTCCGGCGAATACCAAGAAGAACGTGCCGATGAATTCGGCGATCAGCGCGCCCCGAAGCCGCATTCAGGTGGTCGACGTGGCCGGCTTGAGCTGGTCGATGAGCCGCATAACCCGGCGTTCGATGTCGTCGCGGATATGTCGCACGGTTTCGATGCCCTTGCCGGCCGGATCGTCAACCTCCCAGTCCTCGTAGCGTTTACCGGGATAGATCGGGCAGGCGTCGCCGCAGCCCATCGTGATCACGACGTCGGCGGCGCGCACGACGTCGTCGGTCATCGGTTTCGGAAACTCCTGACCGATATCGATCCCGACCTCGTTGAGCGCTTCTACCACAACGGCGTTGATGCTCCCGGCGGGAGCGCTGCCGGCTGACCGGACGCGCACGGTTCCGCCGGAACGCGCATGGAGCAGCGCCGCGGCCATTTGGCTGCGGCCTGCATTGTGCACGCATACGAAAAGGACTTCGGTCATCTTAGACGGCGCAGCATTCTTCGGCGTCCGGGTCTGCGTCGGAACAGCAGGTCACATCCCCATCGTCGCGCGTTTCTGTGTCTTCAAGAACCGTATACACTTCCCAGCGTCTGCCGTCAGGATCCGCCGCCCACACCTTTGTCTGCTTGGCATAGCAGCATGTCTCTTCGCACTCTACGTCAATCGCCAGACCGGCAGATCGCAGACGCGCGATCGCCGCGTCGACGGCCTCAGCCGAATCGACGACGATGCCGAAATGTTCTGCCCGGCAGGGGTCCGCCTTCGGCGCGCGATCGAGCGCAAGTTCCAGTCCCGGATCGTCGGCGATAAAGAGCGCGTAGTCATCAAACGATTTTGCCGGCTCCGCATCGAGCAGCGTACGGTAAAAGGCAACGCTCTTTGCGAGATCGCGAGTTCCGAGATTCAGATGCATCTTCATGCGGCCGCTACCTTCTGAGAGAAAAGCGTGTTGACAGCCCTACGCAATCTAGCGATGACGCCCGGAGCCAGGCGATAGTAGACCCACGTTCCGCGGCGTTGCGACCGGACGAGGCCGGCTTCGCGCAGCAAACGCAGATGGTGAGAAACCGTGGGCTGTTCAAGTGGAAGACCGGCCGTGAAATCACAGACGCAGACCTCATCTTGGGCGCGCGCCAGCGTGGCCAGGATCGCAAGGCGATGTGGATCGCCCAGGGCCTTGAAAAGCAGCGCAGCCTCATCGAAGTCGCCGTCGACGACTTTTGTCGACGGCGCGCAACGCTGTATTGACATTGTTCGATATTATCTCAATCCATCGACAAATGTCAATATAGGCGCTGCGATCGTACGTGGGTCCCGCGATCGTTTGCAACGGCGGCGGAGCGCCGTTGGCGTTCGCGGCATAGACTTTGATAGGAATCGGCGGCAAACATATTGTGCGTGGTGATGTTCGTCTGGACTGCCGCCAAGCGGTTGTCGGCTACCGCAAGAGAATGGAGCACCAGCTTAAGGGGCATGCCGCCGCACGCGATGGGCGATACCGAAGCGGCGATGACAATGACGAGGGCCTCTTTCACATCGGGCGCGCTCGCTTCGACGAATAGTTGTAAGTATAGCACCGGCGCCAGGCGTGCGGCCCAAGGCTTTCGAACCAACGAGCGCACGGGAGTCCGCCAGCGCGGACTGAGAGGGCGGTGCTGCCGCCGACCGTTTGAACCTGCTCTGGATAACGCCAGCGAAGGGATGCCCGCGATGAGCGCAACCATCGGAACTCCAATCAAACCGTCGAGCCACAAGGTCTACGAAGACGGACCTGAGGGTCTGCGCGTTCCCGCGCGCATGATCCATTTGAGCGACGGCACGTCTTTCAAAGTCTACGACACGAGCGGACCGCATTCGGACCCTGGTCTCGCCCACGACGTGCGCGAGGGTCTTGCACCGTTGCGCGATGCTTGGATCCGAGCCCGGGGTGACGTCGAAGCGCTTGACGGACCGACATCGGCATACCGGCGCGAGCGCGAGGCCGACGCATCGCTTGAGACGGTGCGCTTCAAGAGCAGGCGCGAACCACTGCGCGCTAAGCCAGCCCGCAACGTGACGCAGATGCACTATGCGCGCCGCGGCGAGATCACCCCGGAGATGCACTACGTGGCGATCCGTGAGGGCGTCGCGCCGGAGTTCGTGCGCGACGAGATCGCGCGCGGCCGCGCGATTCTGCCGGCCAACATCAACCATCCGGAGACCGAGCCGATGATCATCGGCCGCAACTTCTTGGTGAAGATCAACGCGAATATCGGCAACTCCGCGATCAGTTCGTCCATCGAAGAAGAAGTGGAGAAGATGACCTGGGCCACGCGCTGGGGCGCGGACACGGTCATGGACCTCTCCACCGGTAAGAATATCCACGAAACGCGCGAGTGGATCTTGCGCAATTCGCCGGTCCCGATCGGCACGGTGCCGATCTATCAGGCGGTCGAAAAAGTGGCCGGTAAGGTGGAGGAGCTGTCGTGGGAGATCTACCGCGACACGCTCGTCGAGCAAGCAGAACAAGGTGTCGACTATTTCACGATCCATGCCGGCGTGCTCATGCGTTACGTGCCGTTGACAGCTAAGCGCGTCACGGGGATCGTCTCGCGCGGCGGTTCGATCATGGCGCAGTGGTGCCTCACGCATGGCAAGGAGAACTTCCTCTACACCCATTTCGAAGAGATCTGCGAAATCATGAAGGCGTACGACGTCTCGTTCTCGCTCGGCGACGGGCTGCGTCCGGGCTGCACGGCCGATGCGAACGACGCAGCGCAGTTCGGCGAGCTGGAAGCGCTCGGCGAACTGACAGAGATCGCCTGGCGGCACGACGTCCAGACGATGATCGAGGGCCCCGGTCACGTACAGATGCATCTGATCAAGGAGAACATGGACCGGCAATTAGCGGTCTGCCGGGAGGCGCCGTTCTACACGCTTGGGCCGCTCGTCACCGATATCGCGCCGGGGTACGATCACATCACAAGCGCGATCGGCGCAGCGATGATCGGCTGGTACGGAACCGCGATGCTCTGCTACGTGACGCCGAAAGAGCATCTCGGTTTGCCGAACCGCAAAGACGTGAAAGACGGTGTGATCGCGTACAAGATCGCGGCGCACGCCGCCGACCTAGCCAAAGGACATCCCGGCGCGCGCGAACGCGACGACGTGCTGTCCAAAGCGCGCTTCGAATTTCGCTGGGAGGATCAGTTCGAGTTGTCGCTTGATCCCGTGACCGCGCGGCAATTCCACGATGAAACGCTTCCCGCACCAGGCGCAAAGGCGGCGCACTTCTGCTCGATGTGCGGTCCGCATTTCTGCTCGATGCGCATCACACAAGACGTTCGCGAGTACGCGGCCAAACTCGAAGCCGCCGCCGCCACCTAACGTGTAGGGCGCGCCTTCACGGCGCGCCGGCGGACCATAAAGGTCCGCCCTACATCCCCGCGTCGGCGGACCATGAAGGTCCGCCCTACATCCCCACGCCGGCGGACCATCAAGGTCCGCCCTACATCCTCGCCGTTATCCGGGCATCGTGCCGCCGCAATGCATCGGAACCTCCCACGGGGGCGACTCGCGGATCACGTTGTAGTCGAAGCAGTCCGAGTTCGTCGGATCTTGGTACGGCGCTATACCGGACATCAAACTCGGCGGGGGTTGCGGAGGCAGCGCGGTGTACGTCGCTAGCATCTTCTTGAACATCGTGGGCGTCACGCGGTAGCTCATGACAATCTGCTCGATGATCGGCCGTTCCTGCGCGGCGCGGCTGGACGGCACCTGCGCCATGAAGACGATATTCTTATAGAGCCCGAGCCAATCCGGTCTCAGAGAGCAGATCACGGCCTCGAACTTCGTCGAATCCGAGCCGGCTGTCCAGCCGCCCAGCAAACGCGCGCACATCGGAAGTTTCATCTGTGTCGCGCTGGCAATCGTCAACTGAGGTTGGGGCATCCCTGACTTAGCGGCACCCGCGTGAATAATCGCGGTGAATTTGTCTCTTAAGCTATCGCTATAGGGTAGAGCGAAGGCAACCTCGCCAAGGAGAGCGGAGCCTGGCGCCGCGTTTTTCCCGATCACAATCACGCCAAGGTTGATTTGTTCGCCGGGCGGACCGGTCAGGCCGATAAACCCATTCCCGCTCCTGGCAATTTTCCAGCCGGATGGGATACCCACCGAGGCGGTTTTGTCACCGGCTGAGACGGTGTTGAGCGTGACCGAAGCGGTGCTCATGAGCGACGCCGAGACTAGCGTGCCGACGATCGCCAACGCGGCGACCCCCAATACGCGAAGAGAGACATAATTGAAAAGTTTCACAGTAGATACTTCCTTCCAATGCGCGAGGTTGTGCGACGTTCGGAAAACAGTGCTCGGTATCCGCCTTTAGGTTCTCGTATGAATCAGATGCGAATCGTCAACGAACCACGGCTGAAGAGGAGGTGCAGTTCAAGCGGCGTGAGCAGGCGCTCCTTATCGCCGGGTAAGAGCACCCACATCGAGTCGACGCTCAAAGGCTGAATCCTCATCTCTGCGATTCCTTGAGGATCGGTTCTGCCTGCTCGGCCCGACCAGACTCCACACTGGTGCGTGCGAATCCGTTGTTCGATCCACTGGCCGGCAACAGTCTTACCGCTTACATCTTCGACTTTCAGCGAGACACGCTGAAACGGAAGGGTCCAGGTCCGGCGCACAACTATGTCGCGTTCGGAGCCGACGAGGAGCTCGACTTCGGCAAAATACTCACCGCGAATGTCCGAATAGTAGCGGACGCCCACCGTCAACGGCGCAGGCGGGGACTCGAATGAGACGACGCCCGAATCATCCGTTCGAAAATAACCGAGGTTCGGACCTTGCTCTACGGCGCAGTGATTGGCGTTGTTCAGATGAACGGCCAACCCGACGCGCATTCCCTTGGCCGGCGTTCCATCCTCATTCTCAAAGGTTAGCGTTCGAGTCGTGGACGGCGCCAGCCCGATTGCGCGCGGGGCGTCCCGACCGCCGTCGCTTGCCTTGCCGATCGTTTCGATTGCAGCCGGCACGTCCGAAAAGAAGTGCATCATATCGACGGGTCGCGAAAAGTACCATTGCGCACCTGAGAGTTCGAATGCCACCACAAAATGATAATCCCACCGCGGGTCTGGGTGGCGAAGCTGCGGCACGATATCGGCATTGAACTCGATGGACGCGGTGCCTTCGCGAATCGTACCGATCCGCTGAAGCGAGACGCCGTTGAGGCCGTAGCGTTGGAGCCAAATCAAGCCCCCGACCGCCGGATGCGTCGTGTCGCCTACATAGACGTCGTATTGGAGGCTGACGGATCGCGGAGCAGGGGTCGGGGCGGCCGTGGCCAGCACTGTCGTGATCGCCAGTGCCGCACCGAACACGACTATTCGCCGACTTCGCGATACGCGACGAGCGCCGGAAAGAGAGGAATGAGGTGTTTTTGCGCCCAGCCGAGATACTCGATGCCGCCGCCGCCCGTGCCGGCCGAAGGCTCCGGCTCACCGCGGCTCGCCGCGTATGCGTTGACTTGGCGCAATCGCTCGCGCGTCACGCGCAAGTGCACGGAGAGAAAACTATCGTGGGCCGGATCGTGCAGCGCTTCGTCGGCTCGCACGATGTGGCGGAGGATCGTCGCGAGGTGCGAACCGCGAGCTTTCTCGCGCAGTACGTGAGCCCCCGCGCGCGCCCGTCGCAAGTGTTCCCGCCGATCGTTCTCCGCAGAGACCGCCGAGCTCATATCTTCACGGAACCATTCGACGGCTGCTGCATGCCGCCGTTTGCGTTCTTCTAATGCTTCGCCTGACACATCTCGCCGTTTGCTCGCCAGAATCCGCTCGAGCGTCGCGATGGCGCGATCGACATCTGCGGCGACGATATGCTCCGGCGCGGCTGCTTTGCCGCGGCCAAGTTCGCCGATAGCATCGAGGACGCGATGGGCTGCATCATCGAGATGCGTCACGAGCGCGAGCGGCGAGGACGTCGTGGGCGTCGCCACTGCGGCGTCGTGGCGGAGGATGAGCGGATCGACGACCGTCGCGGTGGAGTCGTGCGTGTCGCCGTAACTCTCGCGGTATGTGTCCGATGGGAAAAGCCGGATCGACAGCAGGTTCGATTTGCCGAGCCCGCGCTGGATCAACCGGAACTGCGCCGATTGAAATCCGCTCGCGGGTTCGAGGTTCTTGCGAAAGCGGTAGAACTCGATGCTGCTGAACGTCTCGTCGGCATCTCTCGGGTCACCGAGATAGCGCATGATCGACGGCAGCAGTTCGCGACACGCGAAGCTCGCCCGCGCAGCCGCGGTAAGCGCGGGCCGCCAAAACGGCTCGTCCTCCGAACAACGCCGCACAATCGCCGCAGCACCGCCGACCGACATCAGCGATTCAAACGTGCGCGCGATGACCGCCAAATCGAACGCGACCATCTTGAACGTGATCTCGTGCAGCTGGTGCGTCGTGATGAAGACACGTTCGTCCGGGATCGACGAACTGGGGTGCTGGCTGACAAGCAGATGATCGAGTCCGATGTACTTGTGATAGTCGAGCATTCGCCGGCCACCGGGGCGTATCGGATTGACGTCCATCTCACCGGTGAAACGGCTCTGCTCCGGATCCGCGCGCACGGCTTCGTCTATGGAGAACGTCCACCAAGCGTTGTCGGCGGTTTCGTCGCTCATGATATCACGATTACTGACCGGCGACGATGCGACCTCTCGCTTCATATGGCATGGGTTACCGAGCGAGCGGAGAACGACAGACGGAATCATGAACTTAGAGACCGGAGACGCATGAAACCGATAACCGTTTTCTTCTTGGCGCTCATAGCCGCTGTCGCGACGACCTCGGCGGCACAGGCGAGCGAGTTCACAATTTCGGAATTGCCGACCCCGGCGGGGCTGCCAAGATGCAACGCATCGCGAATAAATGACGCCGGGCAAGTCGTCGGCGGTTGCTGGGGTCATAATCTTAGCGACGAAAGAGCGGTGCTATGGGAGAACGGAAAAGTAATCGTTCTGCCGGTGCTTCCGGGTTTCACTTCGAGCTGGGCAAGCTCCATTTCTTCGACTGGTCAAATCGTGGGATACGCCACTGGTAGCGCCGGGTTCCAAGCCATGTTATGGTCGAACGGCAGCGTCCAGAATCTCGGTCTCTTGCCGGGAACGTTCACGAGCTTTGCATCCGGCATCAACTCGTCTGGGGTCATAGTGGGCTTCTCCGACAGCCAAGCCGTGGAGTGGATCGGCGGCCAGATCCTCGATTTTGGCGGTTACAACGGAGACCGCCCCAGCGCCATCAGCGATAAGGGGGTCTTTGTCGGCTTCGGTGTCATCAATCAAGGCGATGTCGGCGGGGCAATAATAGATGTCGGCAGCCCGGGAGCGCCACTGCGATACCTCGCCCAAAGTCTATTTGGCTCGGCCGACGACATCAACAATTTCGACGAGGTTGCTGGATTTAATCGCGTCACATTCACCTCCCCAAACATCCCCTGGACGTGGCACTACGGAAGATTTACGTACCTTCCGTTCCTTGCCGGAAGCAACTCGTGCGAAGCAGTCGGGATCAACCGACTAGGGGACGTCGTTGGATTTTGCGAGCCCAACAGCGCCACCCTATGGCGGCGCGGCGTTGTCCAAAATCTAGGTTCGTTGATCCAGGCGAATTCACACTGGGAATTGCAAGCCGCGACGACGCTCAACTCATCGGACGAGATAGTCGGCGACGGCAAGTACAGGGACGTAGAAGAGGCCTTCATCATCCAGCCTACACACCGACTGCGTTGAAGGCAGATCGAGCGGAAACGAGACGAACGCAACTGGGCCGACATGAAGTCGGCCCCTTCAGACGCGTCGGGCGGAGCGACGGCGTCGAAGCTCGAATGTAGTTCATCCGCCGTTATGGAGAAAGAAATCCTCGACACCCGTTCTCGGCCGCTGCGCGACTTGCGCATCTCGGTCACGGATCGATGCAATTTTCGCTGCACGTATTGCATGCCCAAGTCCGTCTTCGGGCGCGACTTCGCATTTCTGCCGCATGACGCTCTGCTCACGTTCGAGGAGATCGCGCGCCTCGCGCGCGTGTTCGCCGGCCTTGGCGTCGAGAAGATCCGGCTGACCGGCGGCGAGCCGTTGCTCAGACGCGATCTCGAAAAACTCGTCGCGATGCTCGCCGCGATTCCCGGGATCAGCGATCTCAGCCTCACGACAAACGGCTCGTTCCTCGCGAACAAGGCGGCGAAGCTTCGCGACGCCGGATTGCACCGCATCACGGTCAGTCTCGACTCGCTCGATGACGCGACATTTCGCGCCATGAACGACGTCGAGTTTCCGGTTGCGCGAGTGCTGGAGGGCATTGAGGCGGCGCTTGCAGCCGGCTTCGGTCCGATCAAGATCAACATGGTGGTCAAACGCGGCGTCAACGAGCAGGATGTCGTGACCATGGCGCGCCGTTTCCGCGGCCCACACTATATCTTGCGCTTCATCGAATACATGGATGTGGGCAACACGAACGGCTGGCGGCTCGACGACGTCGTGCCGGCCGCGCGCATCGTCCAGGCGATCCACGCGCAGCTGCCGGTCACGCCTGCGGCGCCGAACTACCGCGGCGAGGTAGCCGGCCGCTATCGTTACCTGGACGGCGGCGGCGAGATCGGTGTCATCGCCTCCGTGACGCAGCCGTTCTGCCGCGACTGCGCTCGGGCGCGCTTGTCCTCCGAAGGTCTGCTGTACACGTGTCTGTTTGCGGCGCACGGCCATGACTTCCGCGAGCGGTTGCGCGGCGGCGCGACGGACCGGGACTTAGAAGCGTTCGCGGCGGCCATCTGGGCCGGTCGCGACGACCGCTACTCGGAGATTCGCGGTCTGGCCACCTCGGAAGAACCGAAAGTCGAGATGTCGCACATAGGAGGCTGATGGCAGAGAAACCCGATGCGGCTTCCGTGAAGGACTCCGTGCGCGAACAGTTCGGCGCCTCGGCACATGCATACGTGACGAGCGCATCGCACGCGAGCGGCGATGATTTGGCACGCTTGCTGGAACTCGCGGCCCCGAGCGGCTCTGAACGCGTGCTGGACGTCGCCACGGGCGGCGGACACACGGCCCTTGCATTCGCGCCGCACGTCGCGCGCGTCACCGCGATCGACCTCACGCCGGCGATGCTCGAGGAAGCCCGAGCGCACGCGGCGCGGCGCGCAGCGCCAAACGTGACCTTCGATCTCGCGGACGCTGAGGCGCTGCCTTACGAGGATGCGTCTTTTGACATCGTCGTCGCGCGCATCGCGCCGCACCATTTCGCAGATCCGCAGGCCTTCGTGCGCGAATCGGCGCGCGTGCTTTCAAAAGGCGGCCTTTTCTTGCTCGACGACAACATGGCGCCTGAGGACGACGAACTCGACGAATTCATGAACCGCTTTGAGAAATGGCGCGACCCGAGCCACGTTCGGGCGCATAAGCTATCGCAATGGCGTGCGTGGATGGTGGCGAACGGCCTGCGCATCGTCGGGGAAGATGCCCTGCAAAGCAAGCGCTATGCCTTCGACGAATGGACGGCGCGCATGCGCATGCCCGCCGACGACCGGCGCGCTCTCGAACGCTGGCTGCTGGCCGCGCCAAAGCGCTGCACGGAGTTCTTCGGCCTTGAGTTAAACGCAGGCCGCGTGACGAGCGTGTGCGGCACCTTCGCGATCATCGCGGCACGGAAACCATGAGCGGGCTGGCAGAACGCGACTGTGTGCCGTGCAAGGGGGGCGTGCCGCCCATGACGGCCGCTGAGATCACCCTGCTTCTGCCGCAGGTTCCAGGGTGGGAATCGGTCGCGAATCATCATTTGAAGAAGACATTCAAATTCAAGGATTTTGCCCAGGCACTCGCGTTCACCAACCGCGTCGGAGAGATGGCGGAACGGCAATGGCATCACCCCGATATCCATCTCGCGTGGGGGCTCGTCGCGATCGAGATCTGGACACACAAGATCGACGCCTTGACCGAGAGCGATTTCGTCTTCGCGGCGAAATGCGACGCGTTAGCCCCGGATTGACCTTGGGTACATGGGTCCCGCCGGGCGGATTTCATAAGACTCTCACCGCAAGCACGGAGTAATTTTCGCCCCAAGTTGCGTTATCGGTGCGGGATGACGGGGTAACCTAATATCACAACCCGCATCGAGCAATCGAACTGAGGAGTGACTATACTATGTTCAACGGGAGACTTATCGCTGGAGCGGCGGCGGTTGCCCTGTGCACCGTGTTCGCGCAGGCAATGCCGGCTTCGGCCGACTGGAGTGACGCTAACATGCGTTACGCCAGCAACTATATCGAGCGCGCCAACGACTACTTGGCCAACGATCAACACGATTACGGCGGACACCGCGTCGCCGCGATGACCGATATCAATCGGGCCCGCGCGGACATCGCGTCGGCGCTCGCCTACGACAACAGCCACCCGGGCGCACATCCGATGATCAACCAGGCCAGCCCAGTGGACGAAGCTGCATTCGTGCGCAGCCAGCAGGGCAGCAACAACAACTTGACCTACGTCCGCGCTTATCTCGAGCGTGCGATCGACATGATGCAGCGCGACAACACCGACTATGGCGGCTACCGCGTGAAGGCCATCGCAGACACGCAGGCCGCGCGGGATCAGATCGTCGCAGCGCTGAGCACCTACTCCCACGAGTCCGACCGCAGCGACGACAACATCCGTTTCGTGCGCGGCTACATCGCGCGCGGGGTCGCGATGCTCAACCGAGATCAACCCGACTACAACGGCCACCGCACGGCTGCGATCAACGACATGAACGCCGCTGACGCCGACCTCCTCGCCGCTATCCGCGCGGATCGCGCCGACGAGTCCGTGCCGGCAGTCGCCGATCTCGCTCGGCCGGCCATGATTGGCCAGAACGCAAGCGACAACAACATCCGTTACGTCCGCGCATACGTCGAAAAGGCGATCGACATGTTGAATCGCGATCAGCACGACTACAGCGGCTACCGCGTGAAGGCGATTGAGAACCTCCACGACGCCCGCCAGCAACTGCTCGCAGCCCTCGCATCTCGGTAAGAGACGGCAAGCAGTCCACGAACCCGAAAACCCCTGCGCGCGCGCAGGGGTTTTCGTTTGGACGAGGATGAACGGACGCGGCGCCGCGCCATTCGGATCGCGCGGTGTCTGAGGAGGAGAAGCGAATCATGAGCTCTCGATCCGTTTTTTGCGCTTTCGTCGCCGTCACGGCCCTGCTCGCACCGCTCAGCGCCGTCGCCGCAACTGTCTCGGTTCCGACCGGCACACAGATGCGCGCGACGATGAATGCGGAACTATCGTCGAAGTCGGCGCTCGTCGGTCAAGTCGTGAAGCTGCAACTCGTCGCGCCCTATCCCGAAAACGATTCGCGATTTGCGAACGCGACGCTCAGCGGCAAGGTCGTCAACGTCGTCAAAGCAGGCCAGGGGCGCAAAGCCCAGCTTGAATTTGCGATCGACAAGATCACGTTGGCCGGCGGCCAGGTCGGATGGTTCAGCGCGAAGATCGTCAGCGTGGAAAGCCGGACGAAGGACAGCACCGGCAAGATCGCGCTTGCCACGCTCGGCGGTATGGTAGTCGGAAACATCCTCGGCAAGTGGGCGGGCACGAATGCGGGCGGTGCGGTCGGGGCGATCGCGGGCGCGCTCTATTCCGCCAATTCAAAGGAAGACGTGACTATTCCGCAGGGTTCGGAGGCAATTCTGCAGCTGGCATCGCCGCTGAGCATCAGGTTCTAAGAAATGCAAGAGGCGCACCCGTCAGGATGCGCCTCTTGATCATCCAAGTCCGATCTTCGCTTGAGCGCTAGCCCGTTGCCGCGACTCGGACCGCTTCCCGCAGCTCGGCAAGGTGGTCTGCATAGCGCTTGTATACCATGCCTGCCACCGATCCCGCGACGACCATCGTGAACAGCATCAACGCCGGCCATCTCATTGCGGTCACCCTCCGTGGTGATGGATATCGGCACGTCGGTGCGCCGACACTGACTAGACCGTCAAAGTGCGGTTTTCGTTACAATGGAGAGACCGTTTTCTGAAGGGGCCGGACTTTCCGAAGGGGCCGACGCGAGTCGGCCCACGTTTTGACAGCCCGGGCCGACTCGCGTCGGCCCCTTCGGGAAACCGTTACGGTCCGATGTGGTCAATGCCGTCGAGGTATGGCCGCAGCGCATCCGGCACGACCACTGATCCATCCGCCTGCTGGTAGTTCTCCAAAATGGCGACGAGCGTGCGCCCTAGCGCGAGCCCGGAGCCGTTCAGCGTGTGAACGAATTCGGGCCGCGCTTTCGCTTGCGGACGGAAGCGGATCATGGCCCGGCGCGCCTGAAAGTCGCCGCAGTCGCTGCACGACGAGATCTCGCGATACGCGTCTTGCCCCGGAAGCCATACCTCAATATCGAACGTCTTGCGCGCAGCAAAACCCGTATCGCCTGCCGAGAGCACGACCATCCGGTACGGCAGACGAAGTTCTTCCAAGAGCGACCGCGCTTGACCGGCGATTTTCTCGTGCATCGCGGCCGTCTGGTCCGGCGTGCACAGAGAAACCATCTCTACCTTCTCGAATTGGTGCTGACGGATGAGCCCGCGCGTGTCCTTGCCGGCCGCGCCTGCCTCCTGGCGAAAGCATGACGTGAAGGCTGTGTAACAGATCGGCAATCCATCGGCCTCGAGAATCTCATCGCGATGAAGGTTGACGAGTTGTACTTCAGACGTCGGGGATAGGAACAGCTCGCCGCCATCGACCGAGAACATCGCGTCGCTGAATTTTGAGAGTTGGCCGGTAGCCCACAGCGATTCCCGATTCACGAGCACCGGCGGTGAGATCTCTGCAAAACCGGCCGCGCGATTTCTCTCAAGGAAAAAGGTCGCCAGCGCGCGATTGAGCCGCGCGCCCATCGCGGCAAGCACAGTAAAGCGACTGCGCGCCAACCGGACGCCTCGTTCGAAATCGAGGATTCCCAACCGTTCGCCGATCTCCCAGTGCGGTTTTGCCGCGAACGCAAATCGAGTGGGCTCGAGAAAGCGGCCGACCTCGACATTCGCGCTCTCGTCACGGCCGTCGGGGACGTCGTCTGCCAGCACGTTAGGAAGATTCGCAAGCAGTTCGGCGATGCGGGCTTCCGCCGTCTCTGCAGCGGCTTCTTGCGTCTTGATGCTCTCGCCGAGCTCCGACGAGCGTCTGCGTAGATCCGCTATGGCGTCTGCGCCGCCTGACTTCGCCTGAGCGAATTCTGCGGAAAGCCGGTTCCGTTCGGCCTTTGCGCCATCGAGCGCTGTGACGAGCGCACGATGCGCGCGGTCGAGTTCGAGGAACTCGTCGATCGCTTCCGGCGCGACGCCGCGCCGGCGCAACGAACGGCGAAATCGATCGGGATCTTCACGGATGGCGTGGCGATCGAGCATT belongs to Candidatus Eremiobacteraceae bacterium and includes:
- a CDS encoding arsenate reductase ArsC, whose product is MTEVLFVCVHNAGRSQMAAALLHARSGGTVRVRSAGSAPAGSINAVVVEALNEVGIDIGQEFPKPMTDDVVRAADVVITMGCGDACPIYPGKRYEDWEVDDPAGKGIETVRHIRDDIERRVMRLIDQLKPATSTT
- a CDS encoding ArsI/CadI family heavy metal resistance metalloenzyme; this translates as MKMHLNLGTRDLAKSVAFYRTLLDAEPAKSFDDYALFIADDPGLELALDRAPKADPCRAEHFGIVVDSAEAVDAAIARLRSAGLAIDVECEETCCYAKQTKVWAADPDGRRWEVYTVLEDTETRDDGDVTCCSDADPDAEECCAV
- a CDS encoding metalloregulator ArsR/SmtB family transcription factor translates to MSIQRCAPSTKVVDGDFDEAALLFKALGDPHRLAILATLARAQDEVCVCDFTAGLPLEQPTVSHHLRLLREAGLVRSQRRGTWVYYRLAPGVIARLRRAVNTLFSQKVAAA
- a CDS encoding tryptophan 2,3-dioxygenase family protein, with the protein product MSDETADNAWWTFSIDEAVRADPEQSRFTGEMDVNPIRPGGRRMLDYHKYIGLDHLLVSQHPSSSIPDERVFITTHQLHEITFKMVAFDLAVIARTFESLMSVGGAAAIVRRCSEDEPFWRPALTAAARASFACRELLPSIMRYLGDPRDADETFSSIEFYRFRKNLEPASGFQSAQFRLIQRGLGKSNLLSIRLFPSDTYRESYGDTHDSTATVVDPLILRHDAAVATPTTSSPLALVTHLDDAAHRVLDAIGELGRGKAAAPEHIVAADVDRAIATLERILASKRRDVSGEALEERKRRHAAAVEWFREDMSSAVSAENDRREHLRRARAGAHVLREKARGSHLATILRHIVRADEALHDPAHDSFLSVHLRVTRERLRQVNAYAASRGEPEPSAGTGGGGIEYLGWAQKHLIPLFPALVAYREVGE
- a CDS encoding MIP family channel protein, with protein sequence MRLRGALIAEFIGTFFLVFAGAGAIVVDSITHEVTHVGVSLVFGLVIGVLIYALGHISGAHFNPAVTISFWALGEFPARRVPWYVASQLLGAVAASELLRALFGMTGTLGVTRPQGAVTISLILEIVLTFLLAFVIFGSAVHGKAIKSFAGIAIGGTIALDALFGGPISGASMNPARSLGPALVSGIWADQWIYVVGPIAGALLAVVAYRLMTGDSNEGGP
- the thiC gene encoding phosphomethylpyrimidine synthase ThiC; its protein translation is MSATIGTPIKPSSHKVYEDGPEGLRVPARMIHLSDGTSFKVYDTSGPHSDPGLAHDVREGLAPLRDAWIRARGDVEALDGPTSAYRREREADASLETVRFKSRREPLRAKPARNVTQMHYARRGEITPEMHYVAIREGVAPEFVRDEIARGRAILPANINHPETEPMIIGRNFLVKINANIGNSAISSSIEEEVEKMTWATRWGADTVMDLSTGKNIHETREWILRNSPVPIGTVPIYQAVEKVAGKVEELSWEIYRDTLVEQAEQGVDYFTIHAGVLMRYVPLTAKRVTGIVSRGGSIMAQWCLTHGKENFLYTHFEEICEIMKAYDVSFSLGDGLRPGCTADANDAAQFGELEALGELTEIAWRHDVQTMIEGPGHVQMHLIKENMDRQLAVCREAPFYTLGPLVTDIAPGYDHITSAIGAAMIGWYGTAMLCYVTPKEHLGLPNRKDVKDGVIAYKIAAHAADLAKGHPGARERDDVLSKARFEFRWEDQFELSLDPVTARQFHDETLPAPGAKAAHFCSMCGPHFCSMRITQDVREYAAKLEAAAAT